Proteins encoded within one genomic window of Enterococcus haemoperoxidus ATCC BAA-382:
- a CDS encoding DUF998 domain-containing protein codes for MNFLKKYGFYFLLLGVISDFLTPYSLGLFYPKMSQMTMVISIFGDVDSPVRRAFLIWSVVSGLLFVLAIPAVYQAFRTTSKTLASLLTLSIGVYGIGDCLFTGLFSINTEQANWNFSTWVHNIGSGLGYAGFLLFPLFLYLLYQKQGKTIFSKRYLILFLISIFFASIYGLARIPGINQFPVLNQIGFCQRLSFIFNYLPIMIFAINQIKSKKVNY; via the coding sequence ATGAATTTTTTGAAAAAATATGGATTTTATTTTCTATTATTAGGTGTAATAAGTGATTTCTTAACACCGTATAGCTTGGGTTTGTTTTATCCAAAAATGAGTCAAATGACCATGGTGATCAGTATATTTGGAGATGTCGATAGTCCAGTACGACGTGCATTTTTGATTTGGTCTGTAGTATCAGGTCTATTATTTGTATTGGCAATACCGGCAGTGTATCAAGCTTTTAGAACTACGTCAAAGACATTAGCCAGCTTATTAACTCTATCAATTGGGGTGTATGGGATTGGAGATTGTCTGTTTACTGGATTGTTTAGCATTAACACGGAACAAGCAAATTGGAATTTTTCTACATGGGTTCATAATATTGGCTCTGGCTTAGGGTACGCTGGTTTTCTACTTTTCCCCCTTTTTTTGTATTTACTTTATCAAAAACAAGGTAAAACAATCTTTAGCAAACGTTACTTGATTTTGTTTCTGATCAGTATTTTTTTTGCAAGTATATATGGTTTAGCTCGAATTCCTGGAATCAATCAGTTTCCCGTTTTGAATCAAATCGGTTTTTGTCAGCGGCTAAGTTTTATCTTTAATTACTTACCGATAATGATTTTTGCCATAAATCAAATCAAAAGTAAGAAAGTTAACTATTAA
- a CDS encoding phosphatase PAP2 family protein has product MLKKMSDSRRIAIVIAIFVVLLGIGTFGDLAISNAVMSQNSYIATFLQNYACFPVGVVIMMSGEIIIHFAVRSSQPMIAKVLIAVSGVGLSFYGIWYYLKFAIQYTLSSIQNVEHGRPIGQANNDGGVNPTLPTIINIMICFVVFAVATLIIQKWLRHKTAEEFDRLMRVAILGIAVAFVYLMCVEEIKILWGRVRPYELNAIQDNFTPWYKMNGPTGHKSFPSGHSCESMFAIFFPLYASSKNTKLRKKLLVFGVTWGAITAISRVLLGCHFFSDATMGAFIIVFLVFVGTRCAQLKLVD; this is encoded by the coding sequence ATGTTAAAGAAAATGTCAGATAGCAGAAGAATTGCAATAGTTATCGCAATTTTTGTCGTTTTACTTGGGATTGGTACGTTTGGGGACTTAGCAATCTCAAATGCAGTGATGAGTCAAAATTCATACATTGCCACCTTTTTACAAAATTATGCCTGTTTTCCCGTAGGGGTCGTAATCATGATGAGCGGAGAAATTATTATTCATTTTGCGGTTCGATCAAGCCAACCTATGATAGCAAAAGTGTTGATTGCCGTGTCTGGAGTAGGTCTATCCTTTTATGGGATATGGTACTATTTAAAATTTGCTATTCAGTATACCTTATCATCTATCCAAAATGTCGAGCATGGTCGTCCAATCGGGCAAGCAAATAATGATGGTGGTGTTAATCCCACGTTACCAACAATTATCAATATCATGATTTGTTTCGTTGTTTTTGCTGTAGCAACGTTGATCATTCAAAAATGGTTACGCCATAAAACGGCAGAAGAGTTCGATCGTTTAATGCGTGTGGCTATTTTAGGAATTGCAGTAGCCTTTGTTTATCTAATGTGTGTAGAGGAAATTAAAATTTTATGGGGGCGTGTTCGTCCATACGAGCTAAATGCTATCCAAGATAATTTTACGCCATGGTACAAAATGAATGGACCAACTGGACATAAGTCATTCCCGTCAGGACATTCTTGTGAAAGCATGTTTGCTATATTCTTTCCTTTATACGCGAGTTCTAAAAATACTAAGCTACGTAAAAAATTATTGGTTTTTGGTGTGACTTGGGGCGCTATTACAGCAATCAGTCGAGTGTTATTAGGCTGTCATTTCTTTAGTGATGCGACGATGGGGGCCTTCATCATTGTATTCCTTGTTTTTGTTGGGACAAGATGTGCCCAGCTAAAATTGGTAGACTAA